Proteins encoded within one genomic window of Formosa agariphila KMM 3901:
- a CDS encoding sigma-70 family RNA polymerase sigma factor, with amino-acid sequence MPEHKIDATRWIDSYSDYLYNYTISRVSDAEIAKDLVQDTFFAGLKSMKNFKGEASERTWLISILKRKIIDHYRKINSKKGKAEVRMSYTTESEDEGDWLEERVADDSYKNAEDVLENIELSEAIYNCLDKLPTKQAQVFKMKTIENYDTDIICNELNITPSNLWVIIHRARTSLSSCLEKNWY; translated from the coding sequence ATGCCAGAACACAAAATTGATGCAACAAGATGGATAGACTCATACTCCGACTATCTATACAACTACACTATCTCTAGAGTAAGTGACGCTGAAATTGCTAAAGATTTGGTTCAAGACACGTTTTTCGCAGGTTTAAAATCGATGAAAAACTTTAAAGGTGAAGCCAGTGAGCGTACATGGTTAATTTCTATTTTAAAACGAAAAATTATTGACCATTACCGGAAAATAAATTCAAAAAAAGGTAAAGCTGAAGTCCGTATGTCTTACACCACAGAGAGTGAAGACGAAGGCGATTGGTTAGAAGAACGCGTTGCAGACGATTCATACAAAAACGCAGAAGACGTCTTAGAAAACATAGAACTCAGCGAAGCGATTTATAATTGTTTAGATAAATTACCGACTAAACAAGCCCAGGTTTTCAAGATGAAAACAATAGAAAATTACGACACAGATATTATTTGTAATGAATTAAATATTACTCCGTCTAATTTATGGGTTATAATACATAGAGCGCGAACATCTCTTTCAAGCTGTCTAGAAAAAAACTGGTATTAA
- a CDS encoding M3 family metallopeptidase has translation MNILLKSFETKYNTAPFSEIKNEDFLPAITTLIEETKAEINTITSNTEAPTFANTIEALEFTGTQLDRVTSIFFNLNSAETNDAIQKIAQEVSPLLSEFGNDITLNEALFKRVKTVYDQKTSLNLNPEQMMLLDKQYKSFSRNGANLAEDKKETLRSLDKDLSKLSLSFGENVLAETNAFEMHITNEDDLSGLPEGAKEAAKQLAESKDKDGWLITLDYPSYIPFMTYADNRELRKKLAIAFGQRGFGNNEFDNQDIVLNIVKKRFERANLLGYKTHANFVLEERMAKTPENVIEFLNELLDKAKPAAKAEFKNLEDFAKELDGIDQLEKWDSGYYAEKLKQKLFDLDDEKLKPYFQLENVTHGAFKIAEKLYGLHFEEIDTIDKYHEEVATYKVTNDSGDLVSIFYADFFPRAGKRNGAWMTSYKSQSNINSTNDRPHISIVCNFTKPTKSKPSLLTFNEVTTLFHEFGHALHGMLANTTYPSLSGTSVFWDFVELPSQVMENWCYEKEALELFATHYKTGEVIPMELVSKIKESATFNEGMQTLRQISFGLLDMSWHGQDPSAINRVKDFESEAFENTKLYPDVAENCMSTAFSHIFQGGYSSGYYSYKWAEVLDADAFEYFKEAGIFNKEVATKFKDNVLTQGGTIDPMTLYKRFRGQEPQPEALLRRAGLIK, from the coding sequence ATGAATATCCTATTAAAATCGTTCGAAACTAAATATAATACAGCACCTTTTTCTGAAATCAAAAATGAAGATTTCTTACCTGCAATTACAACTTTAATTGAAGAAACAAAAGCAGAAATAAATACGATTACTTCTAATACTGAAGCACCTACGTTTGCGAACACGATAGAAGCTCTAGAATTTACAGGAACACAATTAGATCGTGTAACAAGTATTTTCTTTAATTTAAATTCTGCCGAAACAAACGATGCTATTCAGAAAATAGCTCAAGAGGTTTCTCCATTATTATCGGAATTTGGAAATGATATTACGTTAAATGAAGCACTTTTTAAACGTGTAAAGACTGTTTACGACCAAAAAACGTCTTTAAATTTAAATCCTGAACAAATGATGCTGCTAGACAAACAGTATAAAAGTTTTTCTAGAAACGGAGCAAATTTAGCCGAAGACAAGAAAGAAACGCTTCGTAGCTTAGATAAAGATTTAAGTAAACTTAGCTTAAGTTTTGGAGAAAACGTATTGGCAGAAACCAATGCTTTCGAAATGCACATTACCAACGAAGACGATTTAAGCGGTTTACCAGAAGGTGCCAAAGAAGCTGCTAAACAATTAGCAGAGTCTAAAGATAAAGACGGCTGGCTAATTACTTTAGATTACCCAAGCTATATTCCGTTTATGACATATGCAGACAATCGCGAGTTACGTAAAAAATTAGCTATTGCATTTGGTCAAAGAGGATTTGGTAATAACGAATTCGACAATCAAGACATTGTTTTAAATATTGTTAAAAAGCGTTTTGAGCGTGCAAATTTATTGGGTTACAAAACACACGCAAACTTTGTTTTAGAAGAACGTATGGCTAAAACGCCAGAAAACGTTATCGAATTTTTAAACGAACTATTAGATAAAGCTAAACCAGCAGCAAAAGCAGAGTTTAAAAATTTAGAAGATTTTGCAAAAGAATTAGACGGTATAGATCAATTAGAGAAATGGGATTCTGGATACTATGCAGAAAAACTAAAACAAAAGTTATTCGATTTAGACGACGAAAAACTGAAGCCTTATTTTCAATTAGAAAACGTAACTCATGGTGCTTTTAAAATTGCAGAAAAGTTATATGGTTTACATTTTGAAGAAATAGATACTATAGACAAATATCACGAAGAGGTTGCAACCTACAAAGTTACTAACGATTCTGGCGACTTAGTATCCATTTTTTATGCCGATTTCTTTCCTAGAGCAGGTAAACGTAATGGAGCGTGGATGACGTCGTACAAATCGCAATCTAATATAAACAGCACAAACGACCGTCCGCATATTTCTATAGTGTGTAACTTTACAAAGCCTACAAAAAGTAAACCTTCATTATTAACCTTTAATGAAGTTACAACTTTATTTCACGAATTCGGACATGCGTTACACGGTATGTTAGCAAACACCACCTACCCTAGTCTATCTGGAACGAGTGTGTTTTGGGATTTTGTTGAATTACCAAGTCAAGTAATGGAAAACTGGTGTTACGAAAAAGAGGCATTAGAACTATTCGCCACGCACTATAAAACAGGAGAAGTCATCCCAATGGAATTGGTGTCTAAAATTAAAGAATCGGCGACATTCAACGAAGGCATGCAAACTTTACGTCAGATTAGTTTTGGATTATTAGACATGAGCTGGCACGGACAAGATCCTTCTGCAATAAACCGTGTAAAAGATTTCGAATCTGAAGCTTTCGAAAACACAAAGTTGTATCCAGATGTTGCAGAAAATTGTATGAGTACTGCTTTTTCTCATATTTTTCAAGGCGGTTATTCTTCTGGGTATTACAGTTATAAATGGGCCGAAGTTTTAGATGCCGATGCTTTCGAATATTTTAAAGAAGCTGGAATCTTTAACAAAGAGGTAGCAACCAAATTTAAAGACAACGTCTTAACTCAAGGAGGAACAATAGACCCAATGACATTGTATAAACGCTTCAGAGGTCAGGAACCTCAGCCAGAAGCTTTATTAAGACGTGCAGGGTTAATTAAATAA
- the purE gene encoding 5-(carboxyamino)imidazole ribonucleotide mutase has product MSKVGVIMGSKSDLPVMQDAIDILKEFNIEVEVDIVSAHRTPEKLFDYAKNAHTRGIQVIIAGAGGAAHLPGMVASLSPLPIIGVPVKSSNSIDGWDSVLSILQMPGGVPVATVALNGAKNAGILAAQIIGSSNPTVLDKIVHYKEGLKQVVLETAKQL; this is encoded by the coding sequence ATGAGTAAAGTTGGCGTTATTATGGGAAGTAAAAGTGATCTTCCTGTTATGCAAGATGCAATAGATATATTAAAAGAATTTAACATTGAAGTAGAAGTCGATATTGTTTCTGCTCACCGAACCCCAGAAAAATTGTTCGATTATGCCAAAAATGCACATACTCGTGGCATACAAGTTATTATTGCTGGAGCAGGTGGAGCAGCGCATCTACCAGGAATGGTAGCCTCTTTATCGCCTTTACCAATTATTGGAGTACCCGTAAAAAGTAGTAATTCTATAGATGGTTGGGATTCTGTATTATCTATATTACAAATGCCTGGAGGTGTACCTGTAGCGACAGTTGCACTTAATGGCGCAAAAAATGCTGGAATTCTAGCGGCACAAATTATAGGGAGTTCAAATCCAACAGTTTTAGATAAAATTGTACATTACAAAGAAGGTTTAAAACAAGTTGTTCTAGAAACTGCAAAACAATTATAA
- a CDS encoding 5-(carboxyamino)imidazole ribonucleotide synthase: MNYFSSNFKLGILGGGQLGKMLLTETRKFDIYTSVLDPSDEAPCKVGSNEFYIGDLMDYDAVYNFGKQVDVLTIEIENVNVNALEDLEKIGIKVYPSSKTLRTIQNKATQKLFYVDHNLPTAPFSRFAYTVEIEDAISNGGLNFPFVWKSAQFGYDGTGVKIVRELKDLENLPNVECITEKLIPFKNELAVIVARNPSGEIKTYPVVEMEFHPEANQVEYVICPARISAAVAKKATEVALQAAQAFNHVGLLAVEMFQTADDDIIINEVAPRPHNSGHQTIEASFTSQFEQHVRAVLDLPLGNTANKLNGIMVNLVGAEGYTGDVVYKNIETIMGMDGVTPHIYGKKQTRPFRKMGHVTIVNEDIVEARKIAECVKNSIQVITE, translated from the coding sequence ATGAATTACTTTTCTTCAAATTTTAAATTAGGAATACTAGGTGGTGGTCAATTAGGTAAAATGTTACTTACCGAAACCCGCAAATTCGACATCTATACGAGTGTCTTAGACCCAAGCGACGAAGCCCCTTGTAAAGTAGGAAGTAACGAATTTTACATTGGTGATTTAATGGATTATGATGCGGTTTACAACTTTGGTAAACAGGTAGATGTTTTAACTATTGAAATTGAAAATGTAAACGTAAATGCACTTGAAGATTTAGAAAAAATTGGAATTAAAGTATATCCTTCTTCTAAAACCTTGCGTACCATTCAGAATAAAGCTACTCAGAAATTATTTTACGTAGATCATAATTTACCAACTGCACCATTTTCTCGCTTTGCTTACACCGTTGAAATTGAAGATGCCATTTCTAACGGCGGATTAAATTTTCCGTTTGTTTGGAAAAGCGCACAATTTGGATATGATGGTACAGGCGTAAAAATTGTACGTGAGTTAAAAGATTTAGAGAATTTACCAAATGTAGAATGTATTACAGAAAAACTGATTCCGTTTAAAAACGAATTGGCAGTTATCGTCGCGCGAAATCCATCTGGCGAAATTAAAACCTACCCTGTGGTAGAAATGGAATTTCATCCGGAAGCCAACCAAGTAGAATATGTAATTTGTCCTGCCCGAATTAGTGCTGCTGTGGCTAAAAAAGCAACCGAAGTCGCATTACAAGCTGCACAAGCTTTTAATCACGTTGGGTTATTGGCTGTAGAAATGTTTCAGACAGCAGACGACGACATTATAATTAATGAAGTGGCTCCAAGACCACATAATTCTGGTCACCAAACAATAGAGGCGAGTTTCACCTCTCAATTCGAACAACACGTTAGAGCCGTTTTAGATTTACCTTTGGGAAATACAGCTAATAAATTAAACGGTATTATGGTAAATTTGGTTGGTGCAGAAGGTTACACAGGAGACGTTGTTTATAAAAACATCGAGACTATTATGGGTATGGACGGTGTAACACCACATATTTATGGTAAAAAACAAACACGTCCGTTTAGAAAAATGGGACATGTTACCATTGTAAATGAAGATATTGTTGAAGCACGTAAAATTGCTGAGTGTGTAAAAAACAGTATTCAAGTTATTACAGAATAA
- a CDS encoding adenylate kinase: MIKLHDKYFKPFISAKQIDDAITRMAEQVAVDFADEVPVFVGVLNGSFMIVSEFVKKYPNPCEVTFIKLASYEGVKSTEDIQRLIGLTQDLSGRSVVILEDIIDSGRTLAEIHRIFKNENVKSLTIATLFYKPTAYKKDFKLHYVGIEIPDKFIVGFGLDYDGLGRNLPEVYQIKTTQHMTNLVLFGPPGAGKGTQANFLKEKYNLVHISTGDVFRYNIKNETALGMLAKSYMDKGELVPDKVTIDMLNAEVEKNAGANGFIFDGFPRTNAQAAALEELMKSKDSEINAMIALEVEDQILIERLLERGKTSGRSDDADESIIANRIKEYYSKTAILKDYYSEQDKYFGVDGVGSIEDITVRLSKVIDTL; encoded by the coding sequence ATGATTAAACTTCATGACAAATATTTTAAGCCATTTATTTCAGCAAAACAAATAGATGATGCTATAACTAGGATGGCCGAACAAGTAGCAGTAGATTTTGCAGATGAAGTTCCTGTTTTTGTAGGAGTTTTAAATGGTTCGTTTATGATTGTAAGCGAGTTTGTTAAGAAATATCCAAATCCTTGCGAGGTTACTTTTATTAAATTAGCGTCTTATGAAGGTGTAAAATCTACAGAAGACATTCAGCGTTTAATAGGATTAACTCAAGATTTAAGCGGGCGTTCAGTAGTTATCCTGGAAGATATTATAGATTCAGGGCGAACGTTAGCAGAGATTCATCGTATTTTTAAAAATGAAAACGTTAAATCGCTAACTATTGCGACCTTATTTTATAAACCAACAGCCTATAAAAAGGATTTTAAACTGCACTATGTCGGTATAGAAATTCCAGATAAATTTATAGTTGGTTTTGGTTTAGATTACGATGGATTAGGTCGGAATTTACCAGAAGTATATCAAATAAAAACAACTCAACATATGACAAATTTAGTCTTATTTGGACCTCCAGGTGCAGGTAAAGGAACACAAGCAAATTTTTTAAAAGAAAAATACAATTTAGTACATATTTCTACGGGCGATGTATTTCGTTACAACATAAAGAATGAAACCGCTTTAGGAATGTTAGCCAAATCTTATATGGATAAAGGCGAATTGGTTCCAGATAAAGTAACGATTGATATGTTGAATGCTGAAGTTGAAAAAAATGCAGGTGCTAACGGATTTATTTTCGATGGTTTCCCAAGAACAAATGCACAAGCAGCAGCTTTAGAAGAATTAATGAAGAGTAAAGATTCTGAAATTAATGCTATGATTGCATTAGAAGTAGAAGACCAAATATTAATAGAGCGTTTATTAGAACGTGGTAAGACAAGTGGGCGTTCAGACGATGCCGACGAGTCTATAATTGCAAATCGTATAAAAGAATATTATTCTAAAACAGCGATTTTAAAAGATTACTATTCAGAACAAGATAAATATTTTGGAGTAGACGGTGTAGGTTCTATCGAGGATATTACAGTTCGTTTAAGCAAAGTAATCGATACACTGTAA
- the obgE gene encoding GTPase ObgE yields the protein MTEGNFVDYVKIHLTSGNGGKGSTHLHREKYITKGGPDGGDGGRGGHIIFKGNDNLWTLFHLKFKRHLRAGHGEHGSSGRSTGGDGEDVYLDVPLGTVVRDTETDEILFEITENGEERIVCQGGMGGRGNWHFKSSTNQTPRYAQPGMPLEEKYVTLELKLLADVGLVGFPNAGKSTLLSVITSAKPKIADYEFTTLKPNLGIVEYRDFQTFVMADIPGIIEGAAEGKGLGYYFLRHIERNSTLLFLIPADAEDITKQYEILLDELRRYNPEMLDKDRLVAISKCDMLDAELQAELRMELDEKLGIDYIFISAVAQQGITELKDKLWKMLNV from the coding sequence ATGACTGAAGGAAATTTTGTAGATTACGTTAAAATCCATTTAACATCTGGAAACGGAGGTAAAGGGTCTACGCATTTACATCGTGAAAAGTATATCACAAAAGGAGGTCCCGATGGGGGAGATGGTGGACGAGGAGGTCACATTATTTTTAAAGGTAATGATAATTTATGGACCCTTTTTCATTTAAAATTTAAGCGTCATTTACGTGCTGGACATGGTGAACATGGAAGTAGTGGTCGTAGTACAGGTGGCGATGGAGAAGATGTGTATTTAGATGTTCCATTAGGAACCGTTGTACGTGACACTGAAACAGATGAAATCCTTTTCGAAATTACCGAAAATGGAGAAGAACGTATTGTTTGTCAAGGTGGAATGGGTGGTCGTGGAAACTGGCACTTTAAAAGTTCTACAAACCAAACACCACGTTACGCACAACCAGGTATGCCTTTAGAGGAAAAGTATGTTACTCTAGAGTTAAAATTACTTGCCGATGTTGGTTTAGTTGGATTCCCTAATGCTGGGAAATCAACGCTATTGTCTGTAATCACATCTGCAAAACCAAAAATTGCAGATTACGAGTTTACGACTTTAAAACCCAATTTAGGTATTGTTGAATATCGCGATTTTCAAACTTTTGTAATGGCCGATATTCCGGGTATTATTGAAGGTGCTGCAGAAGGAAAAGGATTAGGATATTATTTCTTAAGACATATAGAGCGTAACTCGACCTTACTGTTTTTAATTCCTGCAGATGCTGAAGATATTACGAAGCAATATGAAATTTTGTTAGATGAATTACGTCGATACAATCCAGAAATGTTAGATAAAGATCGTCTAGTTGCTATTTCTAAATGTGATATGTTAGATGCAGAATTACAAGCGGAATTACGTATGGAACTTGATGAGAAATTAGGAATTGATTATATTTTCATTTCAGCAGTTGCACAACAAGGCATTACAGAATTGAAAGATAAACTTTGGAAAATGTTGAACGTTTAA